A section of the Drosophila subobscura isolate 14011-0131.10 chromosome A, UCBerk_Dsub_1.0, whole genome shotgun sequence genome encodes:
- the LOC117895586 gene encoding mucin-19 isoform X2 gives MLKKAEYDEEISYRAIKTCLTLNPITLATSASTSGAAGISSSSNSNSNTHHTNNRSGERHKQGGSLQDLVEAAHRSGAATTSAAAAAAAASATSATTQRFNCDYQLSGRANRRHQQQQQQHNNNNNQNAPSASKKIKNWSVSGRQREGGSLPSSVNFEPATTSMDAKLKQTMADSSQSQAAAGKRSTGSGSCSSLPSHLGEAEAGTQFDMDEDETGGGASGSASAGPGPGPIQQEYLLELAGDNRVIKKKKQVANQSTNASMSYLSTKALDNIMQSYSPQQPDSKDSATGSEYQIGETMPFLGPVGVRPPGTAHIHLHQQHIPLQQQYPAGGQYERGAEDPTRKVDAGYVSLSDSYTACSSVYADTSTASHASSRASTSAEVFGKKGGRAGPVSMGAKSTSRNLDENGNALSDGYGTNGTPSSSSSGSSSSNGNGNGNGSSGGSSSNQFTALITTTMGANAPASSSTARQSSVSTLLTTGSNTTTTAMAAAAVAASFNSQLQQVTVGNGSGGNGAAAGAATGAGTVSVIGAGTGAQPTKPKSKKRSQQERNTTTVDAESVAGYRGKESVEQLVKYIENDGNSGGQKKKERKKQSQKLKKSNSLEELRSCSKMEADDLKRESATTEMMPQKKDSNSGNASGSGKHNSASVADISKNCSKEQQQAAAVQVQVRGPAAGQQRKGERRSWGTEELQYLGDQDYRKPGLGKAAARSEPDIEAESMPLSLPALSCMSEMDALNTVLSETAEFHVVTKKKKPKKQRAVTMDDAAVAAAAHAGGNLQRMQQITKSASSNMMSQRTHYYTAYTNSGASSSTASGSNHHGQYPSKLAQQQQPQYQEAQPQHHHHHHHHYHHHHHHGGSGSAKKDSSRRKSTSSMPPSEKSDSSDLDSVHSLPIQTVKKKSLGFSSSGSGSSGGSSVGSGSGTASNKERAAQAATQRQVKKKTLAPAPISYADIARNKREALKNASGNGGGANASDPEPSESAADKPPSGGGGGGGSGKGSKSKIKPDFPELPVALSIPVAISSSSSTSGSTVTNQVASSSNNSSSAGSISYSKSLNATPASSTSDVDASPELTPTCTTAPSSSLSSSQPSLQKSKSVEHDASYSFNSSNLDQQYPALEKTVKRHSTTNVSLTAAACPASASGSGSGSGSGSAAGMAASTIFNFAAATKLQMVDKSTGTTSLPTTSAKSKTKSKDLSYSSASSSSSSSGSSSSKKSMKLGHDEAASAAVLVPAPVAQKSTTATQTEGSKKMGHKMSHISSKLAPELIAGRPAVIILNDDRDSGEEGLNNEFIFGDFNEDELKLFDDKKDEKEKGNDKDKEQSEKKAQAESQSKLQAEPRAKVKPQAEAQSKAQEKPQPQSKPVTTAQMDKPQPIDMEQEEDEAAPEPEQIVEEKAAKKEEENPAGTQSDTSSSSYQQLIMNDSGAASDVVNSSVSLDMLSISGEAVQSSSPHSAAISTNSGSSSIINSSTSSTPSSDSAPNSNSSSSVSISSSSGGNGPTGHGLCSRHTHSSGAAYVANQSSDSGIYGAAIDTSVKDHINQFLSRASSSSEEPLPNAPISMQQLETCNDIEAAIIAAARAAAAARSNSCSRRNSQELEPSKSHNQQLQQQHQSPVAKTKTAPVYTTYNVGSQDYDEDLEELSFLADLRDAEVDVAEEAEVKAEVEAESVAASPTQTDPIVDYISSTWHAISTSKHVMFYREPEQEI, from the exons ATGCTCAAAAAGGCTGAGTACGACGAAGAGATCTCTTATCGTGCCATCAAAACCTGCCTCACACTCAACCCAATCACGCTAGCGACGTCAGCGTCCACATCCGGTGCAGCCggcattagcagcagcagcaacagtaacagcaacacCCACCACACAAACAATCGATCGGGGGAGCGTCACAAGCAGGGCGGCTCCTTGCAGGATCTTGTCGAGGCGGCTCATCGAAGTGGGGCGGCCACCACctctgcagcggcagcagcagcagcggcgtcagCCACATCGGCGACAACCCAACGATTCAACTGTGATTACCAGCTGAGTGGACGCGCGAACCgtcgccaccagcagcagcagcagcagcacaacaacaacaacaaccaaaacgcACCCTCTGCCTCGAAGAAGATCAAGAACTGGTCAGTGTCGGGACGGCAGCGTGAGGGAGGAAGCCTTCCGAGCAGCGTCAACTTTGAGCCAGCCACCACGTCCATGGATGCCAAACTGAAACAGACCATGGCCGATTCATCCCAATCACAGGCTGCCGCTGGCAAGAGGAGcaccggcagcggcagctgcagcagcctgcCCAGCCACCTGGGCGAAGCTGAGGCCGGTACCCAGTTCGATATGGACGAGGATGAGACGGGTGGTGGTGCAAGTGGAAGTGCTAGCGCTGGCCCTGGTCCTGGTCCAATCCAACAAGAATATCTGTTGGAG CTGGCGGGCGATAATCGAGTGattaaaaagaagaaacaagtCGCCAATCAATCAACCAATGCGTCAATGTCGTATCTCAGCACCAAAGCGCTCGATAATATCATGCAAAGCTACAGCCCGCAGCAGCCTGATTCAAAGGATTCGGCCACTGGCAGCGAGTATCAAATTGGAGAGACGATGCCGTTTTTGGGCCCCGTTGGCGTTCGGCCACCCGGCACGGCCCACATACATTTACACCAACAGCACAtaccgctgcagcagcaatatcCCGCTGGTGGACAGTATGAGAGGGGTGCGGAGGATCCCACGCGCAAAGTGGATGCCGGCTATGTGTCGCTGAGCGACAGCTATACGGCCTGCTCATCGGTCTATGCCGATACATCAACGGCATcccatgccagcagcagagcctcCACCTCGGCTGAGGTTTTCGGCAAGAAGGGCGGCCGCGCGGGTCCAGTTTCCATGGGTGCCAAGTCCACATCG CGCAACCTTGATGAGAATGGGAATGCTCTGAGCGATGGCTACGGCACCAATGgcacgcccagcagcagcagcagtggcagcagcagcagcaatggaaatggaaatggaaatggcagcagcgggggcagcagctccaatcAGTTCACGGCTTTGATCACCACAACGATGGGTGCAAATGCACCAGCATCGTCGTCCACAGCCCGTCAGAGTAGCGTGTCCACGCTGCTCACAACTGGCAGCAACACAACCACCACGGCCATGGCGGCCGCTGCAGTGGCTGCCTCCTTCAATAGCCAGCTACAGCAGGTAACTGTAGGCAATGGATCGGGCggaaatggagcagcagccggagccgCTACCGGAGCTGGTACTGTGAGTGTCATCGGTGCCGGCACTGGGGCACAGCCGACCAAGCCCAAGTCAAAGAAGAGATCACAGCAGGAGCGCAACACGACCACGGTCGATGCCGAGTCGGTGGCCGGCTATCGCGGCAAGGAGTCCGTGGAGCAGCTGGTCAAGTACATCGAGAACGATGGCAACAGCGGCGggcagaagaagaaggagcgCAAGAAGCAGAGCCAAAAGCTGAAGAAGAGCAactcgctggaggagctgcgcagCTGCTCGAAAATGGAGGCGGACGACCTCAAGCGTGAGTCGGCCACCACCGAGATGATGCCACAGAAGAAGGACTCAAACAGTGGcaatgccagtggcagtggcaagcacAACTCTGCCTCCGTGGCGGACATCAGCAAGAACtgcagcaaggagcagcagcaggccgcaGCTGTCCAGGTGCAAGTGCGTGGACCAGCCGCTGGCCAGCAGCGAAAGGGCGAGCGCCGCTCCTGGGGCACCGAGGAGCTGCAGTATCTGGGCGATCAGGACTACCGCAAGCCCGGCCTGGGCAAGGCTGCGGCACGCTCTGAGCCCGACATTGAGGCGGAATCGATGCCGCTCTCCCTGCCGGCCCTCTCCTGCATGTCGGAAATGGATGCCCTGAACACCGTGCTCTCCGAGACAGCCGAATTCCATGTGGTGACCAAGaagaagaaaccaaagaaGCAGCGAGCCGTCACCATGGACGATGCAGCCGTTGCGGCCGCTGCCCACGCGGGCGGCAATCTCCAGCGCATGCAGCAGATCACAAAATCAGCCTCCTCCAACATGATGTCCCAGCGGACGCACTACTACACGGCGTACACCAACAGcggtgccagcagcagcaccgcttCCGGCTCGAATCATCATGGCCAGTATCCCAGCAAgttggcgcagcagcagcagccgcagtatCAGGAggcgcagccgcagcatcaccatcatcatcaccatcattaccatcatcatcatcatcatggtgGATCCGGGTCGGCCAAGAAGGATAGCTCGCGACGCAAGTCAACATCCTCGATGCCGCCCTCGGAGAAATCCGATTCCAGTGATCTCGATTCGGTCCACTCGCTGCCCATACAGACGGTCAAGAAGAAGAGCCTcggcttcagcagcagcggcagtggcagtagtggcggcagcagcgtcggcagcggcagcggcaccgcCAGCAACAAGGAGCGGGCAGCGCAGGCCGCCACCCAACGTCAGGTGAAGAAAAAGACACTGGCACCAGCTCCCATTTCCTATGCGGACATAGCACGCAACAAGCGGGAGGCCCTAAAGAATGCCAGCGGCAATGGCGGCGGCGCAAATGCCAGCGATCCAGAGCCATCCGAATCAGCTGCTGATAAGCCacccagcggcggcggcggcggtggcggcagcggcaaggGTAGCAAATCCAAGATTAAACCCGATTTCCCAGAGCTGCCAGTGGCACTGTCCATTCCGgtggccatcagcagcagcagcagcaccagcgggAGCACAGTCACCAATCAggtggccagctccagcaacaACTCATCGTCGGCGGGATCGATTAGCTACTCGAAGAGTCTAAATGCGACgcctgccagcagcaccagcgatGTTGATGCCTCGCCAGAGCTGACACCCACATGCACGAccgcacccagcagcagcctgtccTCGTCCCAGCCATCGCTGCAAAAGTCAAAGAGTGTGGAGCACGATGCCAGCTATagcttcaacagcagcaatctcGATCAGCAGTATCCAGCGCTGGAGAAGACTGTGAAGAGGCATAGCACAACAAATGTTTCCCTGACAGCCGCCGCCTGTCCAGCCTCTGCCTCGGGCTccggttcgggttcgggttcagGATCGGCTGCGGGCATGGCTGCGTCGACGATTTTCAACTTTGCTGCCGCAACCAAGCTGCAAATGGTGGACAAGTCGACGGGAACCACATCATTACCAACTACCTCAGCCAAGTCCAAGACCAAGTCGAAGGACTTGTCATACAGCagcgcgagcagcagcagcagcagctccggcagcagcagcagcaaaaagtccATGAAGCTTGGTCACGACGAGGCGGCGTCCGCGGCCGTGCTTGTGCCAGCGCCAGTTGCCCAGAAGTCTACGACGGCCACCCAGACCGAGGGTAGCAAGAAGATGGGACACAAGATGTCACACATCAGCAGCAAGCTGGCACCAGAGCTCATTGCTGGTCGACCGGCGGTGATAATACTCAACGATGATCGCGACTCGGGCGAGGAGGGACTCAACAATGAGTTCATCTTTGGGGACTTCAACGAGGATGAACTGAAGCTCTTCGATGACAAAAAAGATgagaaggaaaagggaaaCGATAAGGACAAGGAGCAGAGCGAGAAGAAGGCGCAAGCAGAGTCACAGTCAAAGCTACAGGCAGAGCCAAGGGCAAAGGTAAagccacaggcagaggcacaatCAAAGGCACAggaaaagccacagccacagtcaaaGCCTGTAACCACCGCACAGATGGACAAGCCACAGCCAATTGAtatggagcaggaggaggatgaagcAGCACCAGAACCCGAACAAATTGTTGAGGAGAAAGCGGCAAAGAAGGAGGAAGAGAACCCAGCGGGCACACAGTCGGATACGAGCTCCAGCAGCTATCAGCAGCTGATAATGAATGACTCGGGCGCCGCCTCGGATGTGGTCAACAGCTCGGTCAGTTTGGATATGCTATCGATCTCAGGCGAGGCCGtgcagtcgtcgtcgccgcACTCTGCGGCCATTTCGACAAACTCGGGCTCATCCAGCATCATTAATTCGTCGACATCCTCAACGCCTTCATCCGATTCGGCACCCAATTCCAATTCGTCGTCATCCGTTTCGATATCCTCGTCATCGGGCGGCAACGGACCGACGGGGCATGGCTTGTGCTCCAGACACACCCATAGCTCGGGTGCGGCCTATGTGGCGAATCAGTCCAGCGACAGTGGCATCTATGGTGCCGCCATAGATACGTCCGTGAAGGATCACATCAATCAGTTCCTTAGTCgtgcgagcagcagcagtgaggAGCCGCTGCCGAATGCTCCCATCTCCATGCAACAGTTGGAAACCTGCAATGACATTGAAGCGGCAATTATAGCAGCTGCTCGAGCCGCTGCCGCGGCACGCAGCAATAGTTGCAGTCGCAGAAATTCCCAGGAACTGGAGCCGTCCAAGTCCCAcaatcagcagctgcagcagcagcatcagagcccagttgccaaaacaaaaactgcgcCCGTCTACACAACTTACAACGTGGGCTCACAGGACTACGACGAGGATTTGGAGGAGCTGAGCTTCCTGGCCGACCTCCGAGATGCAGAGGTAGACGTGGCGGAAGAGGCGGAGGTGAAAGCAGAGGTAGAGGCCGAGTCTGTTGCGGCGTCGCCAACCCAAACAGATCCAATTGTAGATTATATTTCAAGCA CGTGGCATGCGATTTCTACCAGCAAACATGTAATGTTTTATCGCGAGCCCGAACAGGAGATCTAG
- the LOC117895586 gene encoding mucin-19 isoform X1, translating to MNNEQKPASPDTSSSSLSSATQPSTTSLANASGERSAERLAAAANSKIPSIILHTPIVSIASGTMSKSTTTTTSTKTTPTAHKSDGLFEAMANNLTTLDSVTVRRDDGSVGVRGPKKTAAANAKSTAKSVADSDKRKSYSPPNSVSNSNNNSHNNPSVSGSVSGSEGTITPIPSVTASVPEVQTVTSSNKTTQEEPGAAATAAAGAPLPQVYSFLDETPKLEGPTRRCLQYGGGAKGKTQDDQNVGKRQKNKKTKYDAWEDSDFNDLDDASLKKLLEEAYWYRNPGDRKNKSPRFLQMLKKAEYDEEISYRAIKTCLTLNPITLATSASTSGAAGISSSSNSNSNTHHTNNRSGERHKQGGSLQDLVEAAHRSGAATTSAAAAAAAASATSATTQRFNCDYQLSGRANRRHQQQQQQHNNNNNQNAPSASKKIKNWSVSGRQREGGSLPSSVNFEPATTSMDAKLKQTMADSSQSQAAAGKRSTGSGSCSSLPSHLGEAEAGTQFDMDEDETGGGASGSASAGPGPGPIQQEYLLELAGDNRVIKKKKQVANQSTNASMSYLSTKALDNIMQSYSPQQPDSKDSATGSEYQIGETMPFLGPVGVRPPGTAHIHLHQQHIPLQQQYPAGGQYERGAEDPTRKVDAGYVSLSDSYTACSSVYADTSTASHASSRASTSAEVFGKKGGRAGPVSMGAKSTSRNLDENGNALSDGYGTNGTPSSSSSGSSSSNGNGNGNGSSGGSSSNQFTALITTTMGANAPASSSTARQSSVSTLLTTGSNTTTTAMAAAAVAASFNSQLQQVTVGNGSGGNGAAAGAATGAGTVSVIGAGTGAQPTKPKSKKRSQQERNTTTVDAESVAGYRGKESVEQLVKYIENDGNSGGQKKKERKKQSQKLKKSNSLEELRSCSKMEADDLKRESATTEMMPQKKDSNSGNASGSGKHNSASVADISKNCSKEQQQAAAVQVQVRGPAAGQQRKGERRSWGTEELQYLGDQDYRKPGLGKAAARSEPDIEAESMPLSLPALSCMSEMDALNTVLSETAEFHVVTKKKKPKKQRAVTMDDAAVAAAAHAGGNLQRMQQITKSASSNMMSQRTHYYTAYTNSGASSSTASGSNHHGQYPSKLAQQQQPQYQEAQPQHHHHHHHHYHHHHHHGGSGSAKKDSSRRKSTSSMPPSEKSDSSDLDSVHSLPIQTVKKKSLGFSSSGSGSSGGSSVGSGSGTASNKERAAQAATQRQVKKKTLAPAPISYADIARNKREALKNASGNGGGANASDPEPSESAADKPPSGGGGGGGSGKGSKSKIKPDFPELPVALSIPVAISSSSSTSGSTVTNQVASSSNNSSSAGSISYSKSLNATPASSTSDVDASPELTPTCTTAPSSSLSSSQPSLQKSKSVEHDASYSFNSSNLDQQYPALEKTVKRHSTTNVSLTAAACPASASGSGSGSGSGSAAGMAASTIFNFAAATKLQMVDKSTGTTSLPTTSAKSKTKSKDLSYSSASSSSSSSGSSSSKKSMKLGHDEAASAAVLVPAPVAQKSTTATQTEGSKKMGHKMSHISSKLAPELIAGRPAVIILNDDRDSGEEGLNNEFIFGDFNEDELKLFDDKKDEKEKGNDKDKEQSEKKAQAESQSKLQAEPRAKVKPQAEAQSKAQEKPQPQSKPVTTAQMDKPQPIDMEQEEDEAAPEPEQIVEEKAAKKEEENPAGTQSDTSSSSYQQLIMNDSGAASDVVNSSVSLDMLSISGEAVQSSSPHSAAISTNSGSSSIINSSTSSTPSSDSAPNSNSSSSVSISSSSGGNGPTGHGLCSRHTHSSGAAYVANQSSDSGIYGAAIDTSVKDHINQFLSRASSSSEEPLPNAPISMQQLETCNDIEAAIIAAARAAAAARSNSCSRRNSQELEPSKSHNQQLQQQHQSPVAKTKTAPVYTTYNVGSQDYDEDLEELSFLADLRDAEVDVAEEAEVKAEVEAESVAASPTQTDPIVDYISSTWHAISTSKHVMFYREPEQEI from the exons ATGAACAATGAACAAAAGCCAGCATCACCAGatacatcatcatcatcattatcatccgCAACACAGCCATCCACAACCTCATTGGCAAACGCTTCTGGTGAGCGATCTGCAGAGCGCCTGGCCGCTGCGGCCAATAGTAAGATACCATCCATTATACTTCATACGCCCATTGTATCAATTGCGTCTGGCACCATGAGTAAAAGCACCACCACGACAACGTCAACAAAGACAACTCCGACCGCACACAAATCCGACGGCCTGTTCGAAGcaatggcaaataatttgACAACACTGGACAGTGTGACGGTGCGACGTGACGATGGTAGTGTCGGGGTTCGTGGACCGAAaaaaactgcagctgcaaatgcGAAATCCACAGCAAAGTCAGTGGCAGATAGCGATAAGAGAAAGTCATACTCCCCCCCAAACAGtgtcagcaacagcaacaataatagcCATAACAATCCCAGTGTCAGTGGTAGTGTCAGCGGCAGTGAGGGAACCATCACGCCGATACCATCGGTAACAGCGTCAGTGCCAGAGGTCCAGACCGTTACTTCCAGTAATAAAACGACTCAAGAAGAACCaggtgccgccgccaccgccgccgccggtgCCCCCCTGCCACAGGTCTACTCATTTCTTGACGAAACGCCAAAGCTGGAAGGACCCACACGCAGGTGCCTGCAGTATGGGGGTGGAGCGAAGGGTAAAACGCAGGATGATCAGAATGTGGGAAAGcgacagaaaaataaaaag ACAAAATACGATGCCTGGGAGGATAGCGACTTCAATGATCTTGATGATGCGTCATTAAAGAAGCTTCTCGAGGAGGCCTATTGGTACCGTAATCCTGGCgacaggaaaaacaaaagcccgCGCTTTCTG CAAATGCTCAAAAAGGCTGAGTACGACGAAGAGATCTCTTATCGTGCCATCAAAACCTGCCTCACACTCAACCCAATCACGCTAGCGACGTCAGCGTCCACATCCGGTGCAGCCggcattagcagcagcagcaacagtaacagcaacacCCACCACACAAACAATCGATCGGGGGAGCGTCACAAGCAGGGCGGCTCCTTGCAGGATCTTGTCGAGGCGGCTCATCGAAGTGGGGCGGCCACCACctctgcagcggcagcagcagcagcggcgtcagCCACATCGGCGACAACCCAACGATTCAACTGTGATTACCAGCTGAGTGGACGCGCGAACCgtcgccaccagcagcagcagcagcagcacaacaacaacaacaaccaaaacgcACCCTCTGCCTCGAAGAAGATCAAGAACTGGTCAGTGTCGGGACGGCAGCGTGAGGGAGGAAGCCTTCCGAGCAGCGTCAACTTTGAGCCAGCCACCACGTCCATGGATGCCAAACTGAAACAGACCATGGCCGATTCATCCCAATCACAGGCTGCCGCTGGCAAGAGGAGcaccggcagcggcagctgcagcagcctgcCCAGCCACCTGGGCGAAGCTGAGGCCGGTACCCAGTTCGATATGGACGAGGATGAGACGGGTGGTGGTGCAAGTGGAAGTGCTAGCGCTGGCCCTGGTCCTGGTCCAATCCAACAAGAATATCTGTTGGAG CTGGCGGGCGATAATCGAGTGattaaaaagaagaaacaagtCGCCAATCAATCAACCAATGCGTCAATGTCGTATCTCAGCACCAAAGCGCTCGATAATATCATGCAAAGCTACAGCCCGCAGCAGCCTGATTCAAAGGATTCGGCCACTGGCAGCGAGTATCAAATTGGAGAGACGATGCCGTTTTTGGGCCCCGTTGGCGTTCGGCCACCCGGCACGGCCCACATACATTTACACCAACAGCACAtaccgctgcagcagcaatatcCCGCTGGTGGACAGTATGAGAGGGGTGCGGAGGATCCCACGCGCAAAGTGGATGCCGGCTATGTGTCGCTGAGCGACAGCTATACGGCCTGCTCATCGGTCTATGCCGATACATCAACGGCATcccatgccagcagcagagcctcCACCTCGGCTGAGGTTTTCGGCAAGAAGGGCGGCCGCGCGGGTCCAGTTTCCATGGGTGCCAAGTCCACATCG CGCAACCTTGATGAGAATGGGAATGCTCTGAGCGATGGCTACGGCACCAATGgcacgcccagcagcagcagcagtggcagcagcagcagcaatggaaatggaaatggaaatggcagcagcgggggcagcagctccaatcAGTTCACGGCTTTGATCACCACAACGATGGGTGCAAATGCACCAGCATCGTCGTCCACAGCCCGTCAGAGTAGCGTGTCCACGCTGCTCACAACTGGCAGCAACACAACCACCACGGCCATGGCGGCCGCTGCAGTGGCTGCCTCCTTCAATAGCCAGCTACAGCAGGTAACTGTAGGCAATGGATCGGGCggaaatggagcagcagccggagccgCTACCGGAGCTGGTACTGTGAGTGTCATCGGTGCCGGCACTGGGGCACAGCCGACCAAGCCCAAGTCAAAGAAGAGATCACAGCAGGAGCGCAACACGACCACGGTCGATGCCGAGTCGGTGGCCGGCTATCGCGGCAAGGAGTCCGTGGAGCAGCTGGTCAAGTACATCGAGAACGATGGCAACAGCGGCGggcagaagaagaaggagcgCAAGAAGCAGAGCCAAAAGCTGAAGAAGAGCAactcgctggaggagctgcgcagCTGCTCGAAAATGGAGGCGGACGACCTCAAGCGTGAGTCGGCCACCACCGAGATGATGCCACAGAAGAAGGACTCAAACAGTGGcaatgccagtggcagtggcaagcacAACTCTGCCTCCGTGGCGGACATCAGCAAGAACtgcagcaaggagcagcagcaggccgcaGCTGTCCAGGTGCAAGTGCGTGGACCAGCCGCTGGCCAGCAGCGAAAGGGCGAGCGCCGCTCCTGGGGCACCGAGGAGCTGCAGTATCTGGGCGATCAGGACTACCGCAAGCCCGGCCTGGGCAAGGCTGCGGCACGCTCTGAGCCCGACATTGAGGCGGAATCGATGCCGCTCTCCCTGCCGGCCCTCTCCTGCATGTCGGAAATGGATGCCCTGAACACCGTGCTCTCCGAGACAGCCGAATTCCATGTGGTGACCAAGaagaagaaaccaaagaaGCAGCGAGCCGTCACCATGGACGATGCAGCCGTTGCGGCCGCTGCCCACGCGGGCGGCAATCTCCAGCGCATGCAGCAGATCACAAAATCAGCCTCCTCCAACATGATGTCCCAGCGGACGCACTACTACACGGCGTACACCAACAGcggtgccagcagcagcaccgcttCCGGCTCGAATCATCATGGCCAGTATCCCAGCAAgttggcgcagcagcagcagccgcagtatCAGGAggcgcagccgcagcatcaccatcatcatcaccatcattaccatcatcatcatcatcatggtgGATCCGGGTCGGCCAAGAAGGATAGCTCGCGACGCAAGTCAACATCCTCGATGCCGCCCTCGGAGAAATCCGATTCCAGTGATCTCGATTCGGTCCACTCGCTGCCCATACAGACGGTCAAGAAGAAGAGCCTcggcttcagcagcagcggcagtggcagtagtggcggcagcagcgtcggcagcggcagcggcaccgcCAGCAACAAGGAGCGGGCAGCGCAGGCCGCCACCCAACGTCAGGTGAAGAAAAAGACACTGGCACCAGCTCCCATTTCCTATGCGGACATAGCACGCAACAAGCGGGAGGCCCTAAAGAATGCCAGCGGCAATGGCGGCGGCGCAAATGCCAGCGATCCAGAGCCATCCGAATCAGCTGCTGATAAGCCacccagcggcggcggcggcggtggcggcagcggcaaggGTAGCAAATCCAAGATTAAACCCGATTTCCCAGAGCTGCCAGTGGCACTGTCCATTCCGgtggccatcagcagcagcagcagcaccagcgggAGCACAGTCACCAATCAggtggccagctccagcaacaACTCATCGTCGGCGGGATCGATTAGCTACTCGAAGAGTCTAAATGCGACgcctgccagcagcaccagcgatGTTGATGCCTCGCCAGAGCTGACACCCACATGCACGAccgcacccagcagcagcctgtccTCGTCCCAGCCATCGCTGCAAAAGTCAAAGAGTGTGGAGCACGATGCCAGCTATagcttcaacagcagcaatctcGATCAGCAGTATCCAGCGCTGGAGAAGACTGTGAAGAGGCATAGCACAACAAATGTTTCCCTGACAGCCGCCGCCTGTCCAGCCTCTGCCTCGGGCTccggttcgggttcgggttcagGATCGGCTGCGGGCATGGCTGCGTCGACGATTTTCAACTTTGCTGCCGCAACCAAGCTGCAAATGGTGGACAAGTCGACGGGAACCACATCATTACCAACTACCTCAGCCAAGTCCAAGACCAAGTCGAAGGACTTGTCATACAGCagcgcgagcagcagcagcagcagctccggcagcagcagcagcaaaaagtccATGAAGCTTGGTCACGACGAGGCGGCGTCCGCGGCCGTGCTTGTGCCAGCGCCAGTTGCCCAGAAGTCTACGACGGCCACCCAGACCGAGGGTAGCAAGAAGATGGGACACAAGATGTCACACATCAGCAGCAAGCTGGCACCAGAGCTCATTGCTGGTCGACCGGCGGTGATAATACTCAACGATGATCGCGACTCGGGCGAGGAGGGACTCAACAATGAGTTCATCTTTGGGGACTTCAACGAGGATGAACTGAAGCTCTTCGATGACAAAAAAGATgagaaggaaaagggaaaCGATAAGGACAAGGAGCAGAGCGAGAAGAAGGCGCAAGCAGAGTCACAGTCAAAGCTACAGGCAGAGCCAAGGGCAAAGGTAAagccacaggcagaggcacaatCAAAGGCACAggaaaagccacagccacagtcaaaGCCTGTAACCACCGCACAGATGGACAAGCCACAGCCAATTGAtatggagcaggaggaggatgaagcAGCACCAGAACCCGAACAAATTGTTGAGGAGAAAGCGGCAAAGAAGGAGGAAGAGAACCCAGCGGGCACACAGTCGGATACGAGCTCCAGCAGCTATCAGCAGCTGATAATGAATGACTCGGGCGCCGCCTCGGATGTGGTCAACAGCTCGGTCAGTTTGGATATGCTATCGATCTCAGGCGAGGCCGtgcagtcgtcgtcgccgcACTCTGCGGCCATTTCGACAAACTCGGGCTCATCCAGCATCATTAATTCGTCGACATCCTCAACGCCTTCATCCGATTCGGCACCCAATTCCAATTCGTCGTCATCCGTTTCGATATCCTCGTCATCGGGCGGCAACGGACCGACGGGGCATGGCTTGTGCTCCAGACACACCCATAGCTCGGGTGCGGCCTATGTGGCGAATCAGTCCAGCGACAGTGGCATCTATGGTGCCGCCATAGATACGTCCGTGAAGGATCACATCAATCAGTTCCTTAGTCgtgcgagcagcagcagtgaggAGCCGCTGCCGAATGCTCCCATCTCCATGCAACAGTTGGAAACCTGCAATGACATTGAAGCGGCAATTATAGCAGCTGCTCGAGCCGCTGCCGCGGCACGCAGCAATAGTTGCAGTCGCAGAAATTCCCAGGAACTGGAGCCGTCCAAGTCCCAcaatcagcagctgcagcagcagcatcagagcccagttgccaaaacaaaaactgcgcCCGTCTACACAACTTACAACGTGGGCTCACAGGACTACGACGAGGATTTGGAGGAGCTGAGCTTCCTGGCCGACCTCCGAGATGCAGAGGTAGACGTGGCGGAAGAGGCGGAGGTGAAAGCAGAGGTAGAGGCCGAGTCTGTTGCGGCGTCGCCAACCCAAACAGATCCAATTGTAGATTATATTTCAAGCA CGTGGCATGCGATTTCTACCAGCAAACATGTAATGTTTTATCGCGAGCCCGAACAGGAGATCTAG